In one Thermodesulfobium acidiphilum genomic region, the following are encoded:
- a CDS encoding radical SAM/SPASM domain-containing protein, which yields MIGFTKLLCGKATVSDVIKERDKKVSTKDPKLLQFTTENRPLVVWNVTKACNLKCKHCYINAGEKVSNELSTEEAKALIDDLSVLGTPVLLFSGGEPLLREDIFELADYAFSKNIRPVLSSNGTLITEDIAKKLKDGHFQYVGISLDGLEKIHDEFRGVEGAFRKSVEGIKNCLKIGLKSGVRFTVNKMNFKDLPAVLDFVAENNIPRFCMYHLVYSGRGKDMLDLDLTKEQNVELFNILVKKTIEFDKKGIDLEILTTDNHADGIALYLYLTSNNPDKADEIKELLKMHGGCSAGTKFANIDNEGNVHPCQFWLHYNLGNVRERPFSQIWTDENEPLLKKLRNKEKYLKGICGECKYNYLCGGCRIRAEVVHGDIMQEDPACYIDKLEF from the coding sequence ATGATAGGCTTTACCAAGCTTCTTTGTGGAAAAGCTACTGTTTCTGATGTAATAAAAGAAAGAGATAAAAAGGTTTCTACAAAGGATCCAAAGCTTCTTCAATTTACTACAGAAAATAGGCCCCTTGTAGTATGGAATGTAACAAAAGCTTGCAATTTGAAGTGCAAACACTGTTATATAAATGCAGGAGAAAAGGTTTCAAATGAGCTTTCCACAGAGGAGGCAAAGGCTTTAATAGACGATCTATCAGTTCTAGGTACTCCTGTACTTTTATTTTCTGGTGGAGAACCTCTATTAAGAGAAGATATTTTTGAATTGGCTGATTATGCTTTTTCAAAAAATATTAGACCAGTTCTTTCTTCTAATGGAACTCTCATAACAGAAGATATAGCTAAGAAACTTAAAGATGGTCACTTTCAATATGTTGGTATCAGCTTAGATGGTTTAGAAAAGATTCACGATGAGTTTAGGGGTGTTGAGGGTGCTTTTAGGAAATCTGTTGAAGGTATAAAAAATTGTTTAAAAATTGGGCTTAAGTCAGGTGTTAGGTTTACTGTAAATAAAATGAATTTTAAAGATTTACCCGCTGTTCTCGATTTTGTAGCTGAAAATAACATTCCAAGATTTTGTATGTACCATTTGGTTTATTCTGGAAGAGGCAAGGATATGCTTGATCTCGACTTGACCAAAGAACAAAATGTAGAACTTTTTAATATACTTGTTAAAAAGACTATTGAATTTGACAAAAAGGGTATAGATTTGGAAATACTTACTACTGATAACCATGCAGATGGTATCGCACTTTATCTATATCTTACATCGAATAATCCGGACAAAGCTGATGAAATAAAAGAGCTATTAAAAATGCACGGTGGTTGCTCAGCTGGTACAAAATTTGCAAATATTGATAATGAAGGTAATGTTCATCCATGCCAATTCTGGCTTCATTATAATCTTGGGAACGTAAGAGAGAGACCGTTTTCTCAGATCTGGACAGATGAAAATGAACCTCTTTTAAAAAAGCTTAGGAACAAAGAAAAGTATTTGAAAGGCATATGTGGAGAATGCAAATACAATTATCTTTGTGGTGGTTGCAGAATTAGAGCTGAGGTGGTTCATGGCGATATTATGCAAGAAGATCCTGCCTGTTATATAGATAAATTAGAGTTTTGA
- a CDS encoding Mrp/NBP35 family ATP-binding protein, translating to MSDKAQEKGAGLLEPVILPNVKKVVAILSGKGGVGKSTVTSLLACEFARRNFKVGILDADVTGPSIPKLFGVNKKLEVKNDKLQPATTKLGIKVVSLNLLLPSEDDPVIWRGPMLSKVIKEFWEQVDWGELDYLFIDLPPGTSDVVITVFQSIPVEGAIVVTTPQDLASLIVKKSMKMVKRVKNGKLLGIVENMSYFVCPDNQKEYYIFGASKVEKIAMEYGIEVLAKVPIDPIMVQMADEGKIEEYTKNIFSHVKF from the coding sequence ATGTCAGATAAAGCTCAGGAAAAGGGTGCGGGTCTTTTGGAACCTGTAATCTTGCCTAATGTAAAAAAAGTTGTAGCAATATTGAGTGGCAAGGGCGGAGTAGGAAAGAGCACGGTTACTTCTCTGTTAGCTTGTGAATTTGCAAGAAGAAATTTTAAAGTAGGGATTCTTGATGCTGATGTAACTGGGCCTAGCATACCAAAGCTGTTTGGGGTTAATAAAAAGTTGGAAGTTAAAAACGATAAATTGCAACCAGCAACCACTAAATTGGGCATAAAAGTAGTATCACTTAATTTGCTTTTGCCTTCGGAGGACGACCCTGTAATATGGCGTGGTCCGATGTTATCAAAGGTTATCAAAGAATTTTGGGAACAGGTGGATTGGGGAGAGTTAGATTATCTATTTATAGATTTGCCACCTGGAACTTCTGATGTTGTTATCACAGTTTTCCAGTCAATCCCAGTTGAAGGTGCTATTGTAGTTACCACTCCTCAAGATCTGGCATCTTTAATAGTTAAAAAGAGCATGAAGATGGTAAAGAGAGTAAAGAATGGAAAACTTTTAGGAATTGTGGAGAATATGAGCTATTTTGTTTGTCCTGATAACCAGAAAGAATATTATATATTTGGAGCTTCTAAGGTTGAAAAAATTGCTATGGAATATGGGATAGAAGTTTTGGCGAAGGTTCCAATTGATCCAATAATGGTTCAAATGGCTGATGAAGGTAAAATAGAAGAGTATACAAAAAATATATTTTCACATGTAAAATTTTAA
- a CDS encoding NAD(P)/FAD-dependent oxidoreductase: MKNYDIIIVGAGPAGIFAALELTKKLDDSSILIIEKGHDISKRHCPMRDRKTQCLNCTPCALMSGWGGAGAFSDGKLTLSTDIGGNLADIIGEEKLSSLVSYVDKIWVDFGGAQQVYSPNPEEEMELKKRSILADLKYIPFKVRHLGTDKSPIILQNMKEELEKKVDILTSSTVDEIIIKDNRVNGVKVSDGTVYKSKYVIVSPGRDGANWIFNEARRLGIEVQNNPVDIGVRVEVPATIMEQLTKITYEIKLIYYSKLFEDKVRTFCMNPYGEVVSEQSDGVITVNGHSYADRKTENTNFALLVSKSFTEPFKEPIAYGKYIARLANLLGGGVLVQRLGDLLEGRRSTKERLLKSVVVPTLKGATPGDISLVLPYRHLKSIIEMLQALDKLAPGVYSRYTLLYAVEVKYYSSRLKLDSNLMTPIEGLYGAGDGVGVTRGLIQASASGVLAANSIINKIKTN, encoded by the coding sequence ATGAAAAATTATGACATAATAATTGTTGGTGCTGGTCCTGCTGGAATATTCGCTGCATTAGAGCTAACTAAAAAACTTGATGATAGTTCTATTTTAATAATTGAAAAGGGACACGATATATCCAAAAGACATTGCCCTATGAGAGATAGAAAAACTCAGTGTTTAAATTGTACCCCTTGTGCACTAATGAGCGGTTGGGGTGGTGCTGGCGCATTTAGCGATGGAAAACTTACCTTGTCTACTGATATTGGTGGGAATCTTGCTGATATTATAGGTGAAGAGAAATTGAGCAGCTTAGTTTCATATGTAGACAAAATATGGGTAGATTTTGGAGGGGCACAGCAGGTTTACTCCCCAAATCCAGAAGAAGAAATGGAACTAAAAAAGAGGTCTATACTAGCTGATTTGAAATATATCCCTTTTAAGGTAAGACATTTAGGAACGGATAAATCACCTATTATATTACAAAATATGAAAGAAGAACTTGAAAAGAAGGTAGATATACTAACTTCGTCTACTGTAGATGAAATAATTATAAAAGATAATAGAGTAAACGGCGTAAAGGTGTCTGATGGAACAGTTTATAAAAGCAAATACGTTATTGTATCACCTGGTCGTGATGGTGCTAATTGGATTTTTAATGAAGCTAGAAGGTTAGGGATTGAAGTTCAAAACAACCCTGTTGATATTGGAGTAAGAGTGGAAGTTCCTGCTACTATTATGGAACAACTAACAAAGATAACGTATGAAATAAAATTGATCTATTATTCAAAGTTGTTTGAAGATAAAGTAAGAACCTTTTGTATGAATCCTTATGGAGAAGTTGTAAGCGAACAAAGTGACGGTGTAATTACTGTAAATGGCCACAGTTATGCGGATAGAAAGACTGAAAATACAAACTTTGCTTTGCTTGTTAGTAAATCTTTTACAGAACCGTTTAAAGAACCTATTGCTTATGGTAAATATATTGCAAGGCTTGCAAATCTTTTGGGTGGGGGCGTTTTGGTACAAAGATTGGGGGATCTTTTGGAAGGTAGAAGATCCACTAAAGAAAGACTTCTAAAATCAGTAGTGGTGCCTACTTTAAAAGGCGCTACTCCTGGAGATATAAGCTTAGTTTTACCTTATAGACATCTTAAAAGCATTATAGAAATGTTACAAGCATTAGATAAACTTGCACCTGGGGTCTATTCTCGCTATACTTTACTTTATGCTGTCGAGGTTAAGTACTATTCTTCAAGACTAAAGTTGGACTCTAATTTGATGACCCCTATTGAAGGATTGTACGGAGCAGGTGACGGAGTAGGAGTAACAAGAGGTCTAATTCAAGCTTCAGCATCGGGTGTTTTAGCAGCAAATAGTATTATAAATAAGATAAAAACTAATTAA
- the pyk gene encoding pyruvate kinase, with translation MIRKTKIICTLGPSTDDPEILYNFVKNGMDVARLNFSHGDYEDHFRRIQMVREASKELKREVALMLDTKGPEIRVGKFKSGSVQLKKGQKFVLTAEEIEGNEEIVSVTYPDLIKKIKRGNVIVLSDGLISLQVEDTDDKNIYTTVMNNGILKDHKRVAVPGVFLDMQFLSEKDINDIKFGIENEMDFIAASFVQNASNILEIRRVLEENNSNMDIIAKIENRFGIDNIDEILKVADGIMVARGDMGIEIPNEDVPLIQKELIKKANKIGKPVITATQMLESMINNPHPTRAEASDVANAILDGTDAVMLSGETAAGNYPLEAMEMMARIALKTEMSLDYKVIFLSKGLNQKTTTDAISHATVQISHELDAAAIVSITQSGYTAKMVSKYRPNAFIIGVSPDIRMVRKMKLIWGVYPIKCERTNNIEEMVLEAISKSTASNLIKEGDLVVITAGVPLGATGTTNMIRVHLVGNIILKGIGVGRGSYTGTVCIANTLKDFRERMKAGCIVVAKSIDEELAKYTTEAGALIVEEGGLTSNAVILGINFGIPVVIGVEGAVELLKDGLVITVDAEKGLIYQGEINVR, from the coding sequence ATGATTAGAAAAACTAAAATAATATGCACATTGGGGCCCAGCACTGACGATCCTGAAATTTTATATAACTTTGTTAAAAATGGAATGGATGTGGCAAGGCTTAACTTTTCTCATGGGGATTATGAGGATCATTTTAGGAGAATCCAAATGGTAAGAGAAGCGTCAAAAGAGTTAAAAAGGGAAGTAGCCTTAATGTTAGATACTAAAGGTCCTGAAATCAGAGTTGGCAAATTTAAAAGCGGTTCTGTACAGCTTAAAAAAGGGCAAAAATTTGTCTTGACTGCTGAAGAGATTGAAGGAAATGAGGAAATTGTTTCTGTTACTTATCCTGATCTGATTAAAAAGATAAAAAGGGGTAATGTAATAGTTTTATCAGATGGATTAATTTCTTTACAGGTTGAAGATACCGATGACAAAAATATTTATACTACAGTAATGAACAATGGCATATTAAAGGATCATAAAAGAGTAGCTGTGCCGGGAGTTTTTTTGGACATGCAGTTTCTGTCAGAAAAGGATATAAACGATATAAAATTTGGAATTGAAAATGAAATGGATTTTATTGCTGCTTCTTTTGTACAAAATGCGTCGAATATTTTGGAAATTAGAAGAGTTTTGGAAGAAAACAATTCGAATATGGATATTATTGCAAAGATAGAAAATAGATTTGGAATTGATAATATCGATGAAATCCTTAAAGTTGCTGATGGTATTATGGTTGCAAGAGGAGATATGGGAATTGAGATACCAAATGAAGACGTTCCTTTGATTCAAAAGGAGCTAATCAAAAAAGCAAATAAAATTGGAAAGCCTGTAATTACTGCCACACAAATGCTGGAATCAATGATAAATAATCCACACCCTACTAGGGCTGAAGCAAGTGACGTAGCAAACGCTATTCTTGATGGTACAGACGCTGTGATGCTTAGCGGTGAAACAGCAGCTGGGAATTACCCTTTGGAAGCTATGGAAATGATGGCAAGAATTGCTTTAAAAACTGAAATGTCATTAGATTATAAAGTAATCTTTTTGTCTAAAGGTTTGAACCAGAAAACTACTACTGATGCTATAAGTCATGCTACAGTACAGATTTCTCATGAACTTGATGCTGCTGCAATTGTAAGCATTACTCAAAGCGGATATACTGCTAAGATGGTGTCAAAATATAGACCAAATGCTTTTATTATAGGCGTTTCACCTGATATTAGAATGGTTAGAAAGATGAAACTAATTTGGGGAGTTTATCCTATAAAGTGCGAAAGAACTAATAACATTGAAGAAATGGTTTTGGAGGCAATTAGCAAGTCTACTGCTTCAAATTTGATTAAAGAAGGCGATCTGGTAGTTATTACTGCAGGTGTACCATTGGGCGCTACAGGTACCACAAATATGATAAGGGTTCATTTAGTTGGAAATATTATATTGAAGGGAATTGGTGTTGGACGTGGTTCATATACAGGGACAGTTTGTATTGCTAATACTTTGAAGGATTTTAGAGAAAGGATGAAAGCTGGGTGTATTGTGGTTGCAAAGAGTATCGATGAAGAGTTAGCCAAATATACTACTGAAGCTGGGGCACTAATAGTTGAAGAAGGCGGGCTTACTTCAAACGCTGTAATACTTGGAATAAATTTTGGTATTCCTGTGGTAATAGGGGTAGAAGGTGCTGTTGAACTTTTAAAAGATGGCCTAGTGATTACGGTCGATGCAGAAAAAGGTTTAATTTATCAGGGAGAAATAAACGTTAGGTAG
- a CDS encoding WD40 repeat domain-containing protein translates to MNKKTINFIFEKGIDIPQSNFTEGNFPVLTGNLIEKLRKRKDWIFITAFSPDGVHFASGGFNSNILLWNIFKEKPIDTLSGHEDWIIALAFSNDGKYLLSGSRDNNIILWSVQERRSITKFVGHQNRISSLAFSQDDSLIASGGYDSTIRIWTLDSKKPIKTIDTSPLWPTSICFAIKNLKLIAGFNDGTIIIYDLNNYSQTNVVNVFQNWIDSIKCSKDESIFYASNTNGFIKILETRSNRLIFSKKVPFKASSFPYNERSLNFIDALSVYMMLYERNPENFLKGIRNYNNNIESYSHKVFIKNYKDYAFDFSKNLDIVAYTERSNYIYVFNTKTQDFIKIDTSSSWIKTISILDDDNLLAAGGYDGEVKLFSLNTGYLISSIVDHASWINSLKFSRDSKLIAAGLEDGTILIIKIKGLEVIEKFNLNSSIYKLDFSNNSKSILASTIDGNLFKINLANKEIELIQKLNNSWISSFTFLNTEKTFVTASENGYIYLIENNQIINSNKIHDSEIIMLELLDDNTLVSGSLDLFLKQINITGLEVLSEKRLDGLPLAYNKNLKKLFISHFRNISIYKKSDSQEFGDPKLNKPKIEFNFNSNSKQFNISKNCESLFVLKGNNQLERVSLIDLNISSLIKPLEPITTFCNDLNLSKLVIGHLNSEIKVYDTEKNQVIKNLKSYEGSISSLNLSIDESFLLVGFEDGTIELWLFNEEKNLWCINNNSEPISELTFSYDKLFFISKNKYSLDTNLWSTIEGTKLGTFPNKNFCFRNFVFSPNSESVLYLNDKNQLSIWFLKEGREIIIPEKKTEPFITYFSYSPDSSKIVVGYIDDTLQVFSIGGDLIKEENNKSSSITFILFKDERSFFTSHLDGTIRFHTLEDSPSTELIFAHHSSIDLLSYNAEKNLLISYSTIEHTLKVWSL, encoded by the coding sequence GTGAATAAAAAAACAATAAATTTTATTTTTGAAAAAGGAATCGATATCCCTCAGTCAAACTTTACTGAAGGAAATTTCCCAGTTCTCACAGGAAATCTTATTGAAAAACTAAGAAAGAGGAAAGATTGGATATTCATTACTGCATTTTCTCCTGATGGAGTCCATTTTGCCTCTGGTGGTTTTAATTCTAATATTCTCTTGTGGAATATTTTTAAAGAAAAGCCAATAGATACTTTAAGTGGTCATGAAGATTGGATAATTGCACTTGCTTTCTCCAATGACGGGAAGTATCTTCTTTCAGGGAGCAGAGACAATAATATTATTCTCTGGTCTGTTCAAGAAAGAAGGTCCATAACTAAATTTGTAGGACATCAAAATAGAATTTCTTCGTTAGCATTTTCGCAAGACGACAGTTTGATTGCATCTGGTGGATATGATTCAACTATAAGAATCTGGACTCTGGATTCCAAAAAACCTATTAAAACAATTGACACTTCTCCACTTTGGCCTACATCTATTTGTTTTGCTATTAAGAATCTAAAGTTAATCGCAGGTTTCAATGATGGAACAATAATTATTTATGATTTAAACAACTATTCTCAAACAAATGTAGTAAATGTATTTCAGAATTGGATAGATTCAATAAAGTGCAGTAAAGATGAATCAATCTTTTACGCCTCAAATACAAATGGTTTCATAAAAATTTTAGAAACAAGAAGTAATAGATTAATATTCAGCAAAAAAGTTCCTTTCAAAGCCTCTTCATTCCCTTATAATGAAAGAAGTCTAAATTTTATAGATGCCCTAAGTGTATACATGATGTTATACGAGAGAAATCCTGAAAATTTTCTAAAGGGGATAAGAAACTACAATAATAATATTGAAAGTTACAGCCATAAAGTATTTATAAAGAATTATAAAGACTACGCTTTTGACTTTTCGAAAAACCTAGATATCGTAGCTTACACTGAAAGATCAAATTATATTTACGTCTTCAATACAAAAACTCAAGATTTTATAAAAATCGATACTTCTAGTTCCTGGATAAAAACCATTTCTATATTAGATGACGACAATTTGCTGGCTGCTGGTGGATATGATGGAGAAGTAAAATTATTTTCACTTAATACTGGTTATTTAATTAGTTCAATTGTTGATCACGCTTCATGGATAAATTCTTTAAAATTCTCAAGAGATAGTAAACTAATAGCTGCTGGTTTAGAAGATGGAACTATTTTGATTATAAAAATTAAGGGTTTGGAAGTTATAGAAAAATTTAACCTTAATAGTAGCATATACAAACTGGATTTTTCTAATAACAGTAAGTCTATCTTAGCTTCTACTATAGATGGCAATCTATTTAAGATTAACTTGGCTAATAAAGAAATTGAATTAATTCAGAAATTAAATAACTCATGGATTTCAAGTTTTACCTTTTTAAACACAGAAAAAACTTTTGTTACAGCTTCTGAAAACGGTTATATCTATTTAATAGAAAACAATCAAATCATAAATAGTAATAAAATTCATGATTCAGAAATAATAATGTTAGAACTTTTAGACGATAATACTTTAGTCAGCGGTTCTCTGGATTTATTTTTAAAACAAATTAACATAACCGGTCTAGAAGTCCTTTCTGAAAAAAGATTAGATGGCTTACCTTTAGCATATAACAAAAATCTTAAAAAGTTATTTATATCTCATTTTAGAAACATCTCTATATACAAAAAAAGCGATTCGCAAGAATTTGGCGATCCGAAACTTAATAAACCAAAAATAGAATTTAATTTTAACTCTAACTCTAAGCAGTTTAATATATCAAAAAATTGTGAAAGTTTATTTGTACTAAAAGGTAATAATCAATTAGAAAGAGTTTCTTTAATTGACCTTAATATTTCATCTCTAATAAAACCGTTAGAACCTATAACAACTTTTTGTAATGACTTAAACCTTTCTAAATTAGTTATTGGCCACCTTAATTCTGAAATAAAAGTTTATGATACTGAAAAAAATCAAGTTATTAAAAACTTAAAATCGTATGAAGGTTCAATATCTTCACTTAACTTATCGATAGACGAAAGTTTTCTTCTGGTAGGTTTCGAAGATGGAACAATTGAGTTGTGGTTATTTAATGAAGAAAAAAATCTCTGGTGTATAAATAACAACTCTGAACCAATTAGCGAATTAACATTTAGTTATGACAAGTTATTTTTCATATCAAAAAACAAATATAGCTTAGACACGAATTTGTGGTCTACTATCGAAGGTACTAAACTCGGAACCTTTCCAAACAAAAATTTTTGTTTCAGAAACTTTGTTTTCTCTCCTAATTCAGAATCAGTTCTATATCTCAACGATAAAAATCAACTTTCTATTTGGTTTTTGAAAGAAGGAAGAGAAATAATAATACCTGAAAAGAAAACTGAACCCTTTATAACATATTTCTCTTATTCTCCAGATTCATCAAAAATTGTAGTAGGTTATATTGATGATACATTACAAGTATTTTCAATTGGAGGAGATCTCATAAAAGAAGAAAACAACAAATCTAGCTCCATCACTTTTATATTATTTAAAGATGAAAGATCTTTCTTTACTTCCCACCTAGATGGCACAATCAGATTTCACACCCTGGAAGATTCTCCAAGCACTGAACTTATTTTTGCTCATCATTCATCAATAGACCTTTTATCATATAACGCTGAAAAAAATCTTTTAATTTCTTATTCTACTATAGAACATACATTAAAAGTTTGGAGTTTATAA
- a CDS encoding DMT family transporter — MSVFGLLNLFVVYIVWSSTYLAIRIAVTGGFEPFTLGAVRLFCAALILLSIILVKKINLRLNFYEFKVIFSTSLLMWVFGNGLIMWAEQNAASGLTALILGVTPILASFLDSIFTKRMPSLISILSLLLGFVGVFCLFIPKISNFSFIGIFSYFLVFISALCWACGAIIQRNYSLNMSVLTISFYQNIFASLGFFLLSQFFHESYTLPGLNAILACAYLVLFGSVLAFTAYINAVKLLPINISMTYAYVNPVLALFLGHVILNEEINSYTIIGAILIILGILGVFKDQISNKK, encoded by the coding sequence ATGTCTGTTTTTGGCCTCTTAAACTTATTTGTAGTTTATATTGTCTGGAGTAGTACTTATCTTGCAATAAGAATTGCTGTAACCGGTGGTTTTGAGCCTTTTACTCTTGGGGCGGTAAGGCTTTTTTGTGCTGCATTGATTTTATTATCTATTATTTTGGTAAAAAAAATAAATCTAAGATTGAATTTTTATGAATTTAAAGTAATATTTTCTACCAGTTTACTTATGTGGGTTTTCGGAAATGGCTTGATTATGTGGGCTGAACAAAATGCAGCTTCTGGCTTGACAGCTTTGATCTTAGGAGTTACACCGATATTAGCATCTTTTTTGGATTCAATTTTTACAAAAAGGATGCCCTCATTGATATCTATATTATCTTTATTGCTTGGATTTGTTGGAGTATTTTGTCTGTTTATTCCTAAAATATCTAATTTTTCTTTTATAGGCATATTTTCTTATTTTTTAGTATTTATTTCTGCTTTGTGCTGGGCATGTGGTGCAATAATCCAAAGAAACTATAGTTTAAATATGTCTGTTTTGACGATTAGTTTCTATCAAAATATATTTGCATCGTTGGGTTTTTTCCTTTTAAGCCAATTTTTTCATGAAAGCTATACTTTGCCAGGCTTAAATGCAATTTTGGCATGTGCATATTTAGTATTGTTTGGTTCTGTACTGGCATTTACTGCTTATATAAACGCTGTAAAGCTTTTACCTATAAATATATCTATGACCTATGCTTATGTTAATCCTGTTCTTGCTCTATTTTTGGGGCACGTTATCTTAAATGAAGAAATAAATAGTTATACAATCATTGGTGCCATATTAATAATTCTAGGGATACTTGGAGTTTTTAAAGACCAAATTAGTAATAAAAAGTAA
- a CDS encoding ATP-binding protein produces MKCTVCKKDAVIKLPRHNLKLCEEHFKEHIIYQTQRVIKHFNMFKKDDVLLLAVSGGKDSLGLWLILKELGFNVKALHIIMPFGKYSEKSLEIVENFAKKLNEDPIYIEANNYLDIDFFKALKIYKKPVCSFCGKIKRYILSTYASRNSYNTIITGHNLDDETAFLLGNVLHWHTEYLKKQGPVLERNQFIPKKVKPLIRITDEEMSFFAKVSKIEYVAERCPYSKDAKSIFFKDILNEIDKYMPGTKSFFYFQYVENIKNNIFMKDTEEPKECKICHYQTYSDDICFLCKIKSKYRG; encoded by the coding sequence ATGAAATGCACAGTTTGTAAAAAAGATGCAGTAATAAAGCTTCCAAGACACAACCTTAAGCTATGTGAAGAGCACTTCAAAGAACACATCATCTATCAAACACAAAGGGTTATAAAACATTTTAATATGTTTAAAAAGGATGATGTTCTACTCCTTGCTGTTTCAGGAGGAAAAGATAGCCTTGGGCTATGGCTTATCTTAAAAGAACTTGGATTCAACGTAAAAGCTCTTCACATAATAATGCCTTTTGGTAAGTATTCAGAAAAATCTTTAGAAATAGTCGAAAATTTTGCAAAGAAACTAAATGAAGACCCAATATATATTGAAGCAAACAATTATTTAGACATAGATTTCTTTAAAGCCTTAAAAATATATAAAAAGCCCGTTTGTTCTTTTTGCGGCAAAATAAAGCGATACATACTTTCTACTTATGCAAGTAGAAATTCTTATAATACAATTATTACTGGCCATAATCTTGATGACGAGACAGCATTTTTACTTGGGAACGTATTACATTGGCACACTGAGTATTTAAAGAAACAAGGTCCAGTATTAGAAAGAAATCAATTTATTCCTAAAAAAGTAAAACCCTTAATTCGCATAACAGATGAAGAAATGAGCTTTTTTGCAAAAGTTTCCAAAATTGAATATGTTGCCGAAAGATGCCCTTATTCTAAAGATGCTAAATCTATATTTTTCAAAGATATATTAAATGAAATTGATAAATATATGCCAGGTACAAAATCCTTTTTTTATTTCCAATATGTAGAAAATATTAAGAACAATATCTTTATGAAAGATACCGAAGAACCAAAAGAATGTAAAATCTGTCACTATCAAACCTATAGTGACGATATTTGCTTCCTGTGCAAGATAAAATCAAAATATAGAGGGTGA
- a CDS encoding tRNA (adenine-N1)-methyltransferase — MDINEGELIEATNKKGFKKIFQFYSKQKIQLQGGFIDPEDIINSEEGDTITASDGLKYHIFKPTIHDYIMYGVKRQTQIIYPKEAGYIILKLDIRNSKVVGEAGTGSGSLTLILSELVSEKGRIITFEKNLDFLNNARKNIEKFSKLQNITFVNEDFINSNYENFFDSFFMDLKDPWFYFEKVSKALKRGGNFGLIVPTTNQVNQSINELESNNFLIDEIVEIFHRKYKINPNRLRPEDIMTGHTGYLIFAKKVK, encoded by the coding sequence ATGGATATCAACGAAGGTGAGTTAATCGAAGCAACAAACAAAAAGGGGTTCAAAAAGATTTTTCAGTTTTATAGCAAACAAAAAATTCAACTACAAGGTGGATTCATTGACCCAGAAGACATCATCAATTCAGAAGAAGGGGATACTATTACTGCTTCAGATGGGCTAAAATACCATATTTTTAAACCGACCATACATGACTACATAATGTATGGAGTCAAAAGGCAAACTCAAATAATATACCCAAAAGAAGCTGGATATATAATCTTAAAACTCGATATAAGAAACTCCAAAGTAGTAGGAGAGGCAGGCACCGGTTCTGGATCTCTGACATTAATTCTTTCAGAATTAGTTTCAGAAAAAGGAAGAATAATAACATTTGAAAAAAATTTAGATTTTTTAAATAATGCTAGAAAAAATATTGAGAAATTTAGCAAACTTCAAAATATTACCTTCGTGAATGAAGATTTTATTAACTCAAATTATGAAAATTTTTTTGATTCCTTCTTTATGGATCTAAAAGATCCATGGTTTTATTTTGAAAAAGTAAGCAAGGCTCTTAAAAGAGGGGGGAATTTTGGTTTGATAGTACCAACTACCAACCAAGTAAATCAGTCAATAAACGAGCTCGAATCAAACAACTTCTTAATAGATGAAATAGTTGAAATCTTTCACAGAAAATATAAAATAAATCCAAACAGACTAAGGCCAGAAGATATTATGACAGGGCACACAGGATATCTTATCTTCGCAAAAAAGGTAAAATAA